Proteins encoded in a region of the Hippopotamus amphibius kiboko isolate mHipAmp2 chromosome 11, mHipAmp2.hap2, whole genome shotgun sequence genome:
- the LOC130831234 gene encoding glutathione S-transferase A4-like gives MVAKPKLYYFRGRGRMESIRWLLAAAGVEFEEEFLETREQYKKLQKGGRLLFGQLLLVEIDGMVLTQTRAILSYLAAKDNLHGKDLKETVRIDMYADGTLDLMMTVVLAAFKPPKEREEDFALIMKKAKSRYFPVFEKILKDHGKGFLVGNKFSWADIQLLEAILMVEELNASVLSDFPLLKAFKTRISNIPTIKKFLQPGSQRKPPPDSHYVEVVRNILQF, from the exons ATGGTGGCCAAACCCAAGCTCTACTACTTCCGTGGCCGGGGCAGGATGGAGTCGATCCGTTGGCTGCTGGCTGCAGCTGGCGTGGAG TTTGAAGAAGAATTTCTTGAAACAAGAGAACAATATAAGAAGTTGCAGAAAG GCGGACGCCTGCTTTTTGGCCAGCTGCTTCTGGTTGAAATTGATGGAATGGTGCTGACGCAGACGAGAGCCATCCTCAGTTACCTTGCTGCCAAGGACAACCTGCATGGGAAGGACCTGAAGGAGACAGTCAG GATCGACATGTATGCTGATGGTACCCTGGACCTTATGATGACGGTGGTGCTGGCTGCGTTCAAACCCCccaaggaaagagaggaggactTTGCTTTAATCATGAAGAAAGCTAAAAGCCGGTACTTCCCCGTCTTTGAAAAG atTTTGAAAGACCATGGGAAGGGTTTTCTCGTTGGCAACAAATTCAGCTGGGCAGACATACAGCTCTTGGAAGCTATTTTAATGGTGGAAGAACTCAATGCTTCTGTTCTTTCTGACTTCCCTCTGCTAAAG GCATTTAAAACAAGAATCAGCAACATCCCTACAATTAAGAAGTTCCTGCAGCCTGGGAGTCAGAGGAAGCCACCCCCAGATAGCCACTATGTTGAAGTTGTCAGGAACATTTTGCAGTTCTAA